Part of the Sodalinema gerasimenkoae IPPAS B-353 genome is shown below.
GGAACCAGTTCAGGTGTCCCGACGCGATCACGAAATGTGTCGAGTCTTGCCGTGCGCCTGAAACAGCGAGGTGAAGTTTGGTTATTTGACTGTGGAGAAGGGACGCAACATCAACTCCTCCAGAGTGATCTCAAAGTGGGGCGGATTCGCCGTATTTTTATTACCCATATGCATGGGGATCATGTGTTTGGCTTAATGGGACTGTTGGCGAGCATTGGCCTAGCAGGAGCGCCCGATCGCATTGATTTGTATGGTCCCCCACAACTTGAAACCTATCTCGATGCCTGTGCGCGCTATTCCCATACCCATTTGCACTATCCGATTACGGTGCATAAGCATAAGCCGGGGGTGATTTATGAGGATGAGGACTATCGGGTCTTGTGCGATCGCCTCGATCACCGGATTCCGGCCTATGGCTATCGGCTGGAAGAGCGCGATCGCCCAGGACGTTTTGATGTGGCTAAGGCCCAGGCTATGGGCATTCCCCCGGGTCCCGTCTATGGTCAGCTCAAGCAAGGACAACGGGTGACGTTAGGGGATGGACGGGTGATTCACGGTCAGGATCTCTGTGGCGATCCCCAACCGGGACGGAAGTTGGTCTATTGTACGGATACGATCTATTGCGAGAATGCGGTGCGATTATCTGAAGGGGCCGATGTTCTGATTCATGAAGCGACGTTCTCGCACCGGGATGCGACGTTGGCTCAACAGCGGTTACATTCAACGTCGACCATGGCGGCACAGGTGGCTCTTGCCGCCGGGGTTAAACACCTTTTTATGACCCACTTCAGTCCCCGATATGCGCCAGGGAATGATCTCGACTTAACGGATTTGTTGAGTGAGGCTCGGGCAATTTTCCCGCACACTG
Proteins encoded:
- a CDS encoding ribonuclease Z, producing MEIVFLGTSSGVPTRSRNVSSLAVRLKQRGEVWLFDCGEGTQHQLLQSDLKVGRIRRIFITHMHGDHVFGLMGLLASIGLAGAPDRIDLYGPPQLETYLDACARYSHTHLHYPITVHKHKPGVIYEDEDYRVLCDRLDHRIPAYGYRLEERDRPGRFDVAKAQAMGIPPGPVYGQLKQGQRVTLGDGRVIHGQDLCGDPQPGRKLVYCTDTIYCENAVRLSEGADVLIHEATFSHRDATLAQQRLHSTSTMAAQVALAAGVKHLFMTHFSPRYAPGNDLDLTDLLSEARAIFPHTDLAYDFLTYEVPKQPSQAVTLSR